The proteins below are encoded in one region of Metabacillus dongyingensis:
- a CDS encoding flavodoxin family protein — translation MNVLAIYGSSRDNGNSEKLASYLLKGINHTPVHLREMKIKPITDQRHDSNGFQQVEDDFNELIEAFLKADAVVFVTPLYWYGMSGAMKDFFDRWSQALRDERFSFKEKAKDKKAYVIIAGGDSPKIKALPLIQQFQYIFDFVGMKLEGYVIGEANAPGDIEKDTKAISEAAVMNDWLKHNNR, via the coding sequence ATGAACGTTTTAGCCATCTATGGCAGCAGCCGTGACAATGGAAACTCTGAGAAATTAGCTAGTTACTTGTTAAAAGGCATCAATCATACTCCTGTACATCTCAGGGAAATGAAAATAAAGCCTATTACTGATCAGCGGCATGATTCAAATGGTTTTCAGCAAGTAGAAGATGATTTCAATGAACTGATTGAAGCTTTTCTAAAAGCAGATGCTGTTGTGTTTGTAACCCCGCTTTATTGGTACGGCATGTCAGGAGCAATGAAGGATTTCTTTGATCGCTGGTCACAGGCTTTGAGAGATGAACGGTTTTCTTTTAAAGAAAAAGCAAAAGATAAGAAAGCATATGTAATAATTGCTGGCGGAGACTCCCCTAAAATCAAGGCATTGCCGCTCATACAGCAATTTCAGTACATTTTTGACTTTGTCGGCATGAAACTTGAAGGATATGTGATAGGCGAGGCAAATGCACCCGGGGACATTGAAAAAGATACAAAAGCGATTTCCGAAGCAGCGGTCATGAATGACTGGCTTAAACATAATAATAGATAG
- a CDS encoding ABC transporter ATP-binding protein, with the protein MIQLSGITKSYKVGKESFDVLKDIHLTIEEGEFISIMGPSGSGKSTLMNIIGCLDRPTTGHYFLDGEDVAAYQDTDLAKVRNLSIGFVFQQFQLLPRLTALKNAELPMVYAGVKKKEREERAMLALEKVGLADRMNHLPNELSGGQKQRVAIARSIVNKPRLILADEPTGALDTKTSVSVMEQFAALNVEGTTVIIVTHEQEVADYTKRIIMVRDGEVQSHGAERRNA; encoded by the coding sequence ATGATCCAGCTTTCCGGCATTACGAAAAGCTACAAGGTCGGAAAAGAATCATTCGACGTTTTAAAAGATATCCATCTGACCATTGAAGAAGGCGAATTCATTTCCATCATGGGGCCATCCGGCTCAGGTAAATCGACGCTAATGAATATTATCGGCTGTCTCGACAGGCCGACAACCGGCCACTATTTTCTGGACGGGGAAGATGTAGCAGCCTATCAGGACACAGATCTTGCAAAAGTGAGGAACCTCTCCATCGGCTTTGTGTTTCAGCAGTTTCAGCTCCTGCCTAGACTTACGGCCTTGAAAAATGCAGAGCTTCCAATGGTGTATGCAGGTGTAAAGAAAAAAGAGCGGGAAGAGCGGGCGATGCTGGCATTGGAGAAAGTTGGCCTTGCAGACCGCATGAATCATCTCCCTAATGAGCTCTCAGGCGGACAAAAACAGCGTGTAGCTATTGCCCGTTCCATCGTCAACAAACCCCGGCTAATTCTTGCAGATGAGCCGACAGGTGCTCTTGATACAAAGACAAGCGTTTCCGTTATGGAGCAATTTGCAGCTCTTAATGTTGAGGGGACAACAGTCATCATTGTTACGCATGAACAGGAAGTAGCGGACTACACGAAGCGTATAATCATGGTAAGAGACGGGGAAGTTCAGTCTCACGGGGCAGAAAGGAGAAACGCATGA
- a CDS encoding efflux RND transporter periplasmic adaptor subunit: MKKKIWLSIGVVSIIVLLVGVNVYRAMSKEEVTVSTVKLSQQEIASNVMVPGTLRFQNEQYIYQDPEKGEIAEILVKEGETVNAGTPLLRYENEQFSLEKEQNALSIESSYLKINQLEKQLDDLSEKEKDLSKQVGKEEAEKTIEAEHNQLEMEQKMADIELRQLLLQKETIEKQLNTLEVKSDIAGTVITIEEHPEQTSEQGGMKAVIHIAKTDQFIVSGVLSEYDSLKAAEGQPVTLSSDVVPDAEWKGKVSKIGLFPETSSSTMGTENAAVQYPVEVIIEGSEMKAKPGFKLIMEIETEKRNVQTVPVDAVKQDGEDYFVYTVEDGKTKKKTIEIGTASSDYMEVKEGLSADDAIVSKPKDDLLSGTEVTVK; the protein is encoded by the coding sequence ATGAAGAAAAAAATCTGGCTTTCAATCGGTGTCGTTTCAATCATAGTTTTGCTTGTGGGTGTAAACGTCTATCGTGCGATGAGTAAAGAAGAGGTAACGGTCAGTACAGTGAAGCTTTCACAGCAGGAAATTGCTTCGAATGTCATGGTGCCCGGTACCCTAAGATTCCAAAATGAACAGTATATTTATCAAGATCCTGAAAAAGGGGAAATTGCTGAAATTCTAGTAAAAGAGGGAGAGACCGTAAATGCGGGAACTCCCCTCCTCCGCTATGAAAATGAACAATTCTCTCTTGAAAAAGAGCAAAATGCTCTATCCATTGAATCAAGCTATCTTAAAATCAATCAGCTTGAAAAACAGCTGGATGATTTAAGTGAGAAAGAAAAAGATTTATCCAAGCAAGTTGGAAAAGAGGAAGCAGAAAAAACGATCGAAGCAGAGCATAATCAGCTGGAAATGGAGCAAAAGATGGCTGATATTGAACTTCGTCAGCTGCTGCTTCAAAAAGAGACAATAGAAAAACAGCTGAATACTCTCGAAGTGAAAAGCGACATTGCAGGCACTGTCATTACAATTGAAGAACATCCCGAACAGACTTCAGAACAGGGCGGCATGAAAGCAGTTATACATATTGCAAAAACAGATCAATTTATTGTCAGCGGTGTTTTGTCAGAATATGATTCTTTAAAAGCTGCAGAAGGACAGCCTGTTACCTTAAGTTCTGATGTTGTGCCGGATGCTGAGTGGAAGGGCAAAGTGAGCAAAATCGGACTGTTTCCTGAGACTTCATCAAGTACAATGGGAACGGAAAATGCGGCCGTACAATATCCGGTTGAGGTAATCATTGAAGGCAGCGAAATGAAGGCAAAACCCGGCTTTAAGCTGATCATGGAAATTGAAACTGAAAAGCGCAATGTTCAGACCGTACCTGTAGATGCTGTAAAACAGGATGGCGAGGACTATTTTGTCTATACAGTTGAAGACGGAAAAACAAAGAAAAAGACCATTGAAATTGGAACGGCTTCTTCCGATTATATGGAAGTGAAAGAGGGCTTATCAGCCGATGATGCCATCGTTTCAAAGCCGAAAGATGATCTTCTCAGCGGAACGGAAGTGACGGTGAAATGA
- a CDS encoding DUF4349 domain-containing protein, translating to MKKFGTIIVILLLTLFSAACSNSESKSDKSADSSAGKSANEIADSDMTMNSEGEQADKAEISSPENKVSSTPDNRKVIYTADLYIRVKNFNQAVSAFQDTIASLGGYVIESNTYSSEDEMPKEGSLTVKVPQDKFQSFLKTVEKGSVKVNQQTVTGQDVTEEYVDLESRLKAKKAVEERLLSFMKDAQKTEDLLKISSDLSAVQEEMEQITGRINYLKNQTSFATITMQISEDKISVPGLENEELNTWEKTKKQFMESLNALLAAGSAVIVFTAGNLPVLLVLLLICFAVWLGIKKYMNKGNSAPPTDMGE from the coding sequence ATGAAAAAGTTTGGAACTATTATCGTTATCCTATTACTTACTTTATTTAGCGCAGCTTGCAGCAATTCAGAAAGCAAGTCAGATAAAAGCGCGGACAGCTCAGCCGGAAAGTCCGCCAATGAAATAGCGGACTCTGATATGACAATGAATTCAGAAGGTGAGCAGGCTGATAAAGCAGAAATTTCTTCACCTGAAAACAAAGTCTCGTCAACACCTGATAACCGCAAAGTTATTTACACAGCTGATCTGTATATTAGAGTTAAAAACTTTAATCAGGCTGTATCGGCTTTTCAAGATACGATTGCCTCACTTGGCGGGTATGTCATTGAATCAAATACATATTCAAGTGAGGATGAAATGCCAAAAGAAGGGTCATTAACAGTCAAAGTCCCCCAGGATAAATTCCAGAGCTTCTTAAAAACCGTTGAAAAAGGAAGCGTAAAAGTGAATCAGCAAACTGTCACAGGCCAGGATGTAACAGAGGAATACGTCGACCTAGAATCAAGACTGAAAGCAAAAAAGGCTGTTGAAGAAAGACTATTAAGCTTTATGAAAGATGCTCAAAAAACAGAGGATCTGCTGAAAATTTCCTCGGATCTAAGTGCAGTACAAGAGGAGATGGAACAGATTACAGGCAGAATCAATTACTTGAAAAACCAAACTTCTTTTGCAACGATCACGATGCAGATTTCTGAGGATAAGATTTCTGTGCCCGGACTTGAAAACGAAGAATTGAATACGTGGGAGAAAACGAAAAAACAGTTCATGGAAAGCCTGAACGCTCTGCTTGCAGCAGGTTCTGCCGTGATTGTCTTCACAGCAGGAAATCTTCCTGTTCTGCTAGTCCTTTTATTAATTTGTTTTGCAGTGTGGCTTGGAATTAAGAAATACATGAATAAAGGCAATTCAGCGCCTCCAACTGATATGGGAGAATAA
- a CDS encoding Yip1 family protein encodes MEQQTNPAVEGNASQPPKPSLFGMIMNPGEQFDRIRQKPKVLVGFLLVTLFLLAGTFLSLANSPEITGELTSELGMTAEEAAMFGTVMGVVGIVAGGIGSIIVLIIMAAITLAIAKMTGSAVKFKQILSMTIYIAFVTSIGTLLNGLIAFLVKEENYINPYTSLNSIVGAEGGLGGLLMTFEVFTIWGTILTAIGLQRVAGLSKAAAWTIAIVFFVIGAVLAAAGGVLEGMFPAA; translated from the coding sequence ATGGAACAGCAAACAAATCCGGCAGTAGAAGGAAACGCATCTCAGCCGCCAAAACCGTCTTTATTCGGTATGATCATGAACCCGGGGGAGCAGTTTGACCGTATTCGTCAAAAACCAAAGGTGCTTGTCGGTTTTCTGCTTGTCACATTATTTCTTTTAGCAGGTACGTTTTTATCGTTAGCTAATAGTCCTGAAATAACAGGAGAGTTAACATCAGAGCTTGGAATGACTGCTGAAGAAGCAGCTATGTTCGGCACGGTTATGGGAGTTGTGGGAATTGTTGCAGGAGGTATTGGGAGCATTATTGTTCTTATTATTATGGCTGCCATTACACTGGCGATTGCGAAAATGACTGGTTCTGCCGTTAAATTTAAACAAATCCTTTCCATGACGATTTACATTGCATTTGTCACATCTATCGGAACGCTTTTAAACGGTCTTATTGCATTTTTAGTAAAAGAAGAAAATTATATTAATCCATACACTAGCTTAAACAGCATTGTTGGTGCTGAAGGCGGCTTGGGCGGATTGCTCATGACGTTTGAAGTTTTCACGATTTGGGGAACGATTTTGACGGCAATCGGTCTTCAGCGTGTTGCAGGTTTATCTAAAGCAGCAGCCTGGACAATCGCGATCGTTTTCTTCGTCATCGGCGCAGTATTAGCCGCTGCAGGAGGAGTGCTTGAAGGGATGTTCCCTGCAGCATGA
- a CDS encoding YdcF family protein — MIWMKVGKIAAFLVKMMLLAVLLLLVYSSVSIWNFGNKHESVKTDAAIVLGAAAWGEDPSPVFKERINHAIRLYKKEDVDKIIFTGGKAIKTDLPEAVVGKNYAVKNGVKESDILIETSSRLTEDNLKYAYEAGKKAGLQSYTIVSDPYHMKRSVLLAKQIGMNVSSSPTTTSAYQTWETKLPVYSKEVLFYAGYLVTSTFE; from the coding sequence ATGATTTGGATGAAGGTAGGAAAAATTGCAGCATTTCTGGTTAAAATGATGCTGCTTGCCGTTCTTTTGCTGTTGGTTTATTCTTCGGTCAGCATCTGGAATTTCGGCAATAAACACGAATCGGTTAAAACGGATGCAGCCATTGTGCTCGGAGCAGCTGCATGGGGAGAGGATCCTTCGCCGGTATTTAAAGAACGGATCAATCACGCAATCCGGCTTTATAAAAAGGAAGATGTTGATAAGATTATCTTCACAGGCGGCAAAGCGATAAAAACAGACTTGCCTGAAGCAGTAGTCGGAAAAAACTATGCCGTGAAGAACGGTGTGAAAGAATCTGATATTTTAATTGAGACAAGCTCAAGACTGACAGAAGATAATTTAAAATACGCTTACGAAGCAGGAAAAAAAGCAGGATTGCAGTCATACACGATCGTAAGCGATCCCTATCATATGAAGCGGTCTGTTCTGCTTGCGAAACAGATTGGGATGAATGTTTCTTCTTCTCCTACTACGACTTCAGCGTATCAAACTTGGGAAACGAAATTGCCTGTGTATTCAAAAGAAGTACTTTTTTATGCAGGATACCTGGTAACTTCGACATTTGAATAA
- a CDS encoding ABC transporter ATP-binding protein yields the protein METFKKLRAFYMPYKNDFLWSIGFLLIMTAITVVYPMVLQFTIDDVVLKEEFYLVPWIALGFVGIMTVKGVATYFHQYLGDMFGIKSVYRMRNELYEKLQRLPFRYYDNAKTGDLMSRLTADVEGFRFFLSFGIAELIRFIILICISLCVMFYYSVPLTFVTIAALPFLAVAVYRFDKRVHPAFRSIRKSFGKLNTNVQENISGIHTVKSLSREDFEISKFNSSNNDYKQKYLDTSNVWAKYFPLMEFIGNISVVALLAFGGYMVINGSLKPGELVAFYSLVWYIMWPIMNLGFVINLFSQSKASGERLLEILEADEEISDANLDLSADKLSGHVTFKNVSLKYNDEDVPALTNVSFDAPPGKTVGLIGATGSGKTTVTQLMTRFYEPTSGEILLDGKDIKDHSLKSLRGSIGVVLQESFLFSTTIKSNIAYGKPNATMDEIIDAAKRAQAHEFIMELPEGYDTMLGERGMGLSGGQKQRISIARAICVDPSILILDDSTSAVDMDTEFRIQKDLKAVMKDRTTIIIAHRISSLKHADEIIVLQDGEVAERGTHEELLHTGGSYKRIYDIQYKDQKAVVQSNAG from the coding sequence TTGGAAACATTTAAAAAACTAAGGGCCTTTTATATGCCTTACAAAAATGATTTTTTATGGTCAATAGGTTTTTTGCTTATCATGACAGCCATCACAGTTGTGTATCCGATGGTGCTGCAGTTTACAATTGATGATGTCGTATTAAAAGAAGAGTTTTATCTCGTGCCATGGATCGCGCTCGGGTTTGTCGGCATTATGACGGTGAAGGGAGTGGCGACTTATTTTCACCAGTATTTAGGGGATATGTTTGGGATAAAATCCGTATATAGAATGAGAAATGAACTTTATGAAAAGCTTCAGCGCCTCCCTTTTCGCTATTATGACAATGCAAAAACAGGAGATTTGATGTCACGGCTTACAGCAGATGTGGAAGGCTTTCGTTTTTTCCTGTCTTTTGGGATTGCAGAGTTAATCCGCTTCATTATTCTGATTTGCATCAGTCTTTGCGTCATGTTCTATTATTCGGTTCCGCTGACATTCGTCACGATTGCAGCTCTGCCGTTCTTGGCCGTGGCCGTTTACCGGTTTGACAAGCGGGTTCACCCTGCCTTCAGAAGCATTCGTAAGTCGTTTGGGAAACTGAATACAAATGTTCAGGAAAATATCAGCGGCATTCATACTGTAAAATCATTATCCAGAGAGGATTTTGAAATTTCAAAGTTTAATTCCTCAAACAACGATTACAAACAGAAGTATTTAGATACATCCAATGTATGGGCTAAATATTTTCCGCTTATGGAGTTCATCGGAAATATTTCAGTTGTTGCTTTGCTTGCTTTCGGCGGATATATGGTGATAAACGGCAGTCTTAAACCAGGTGAGCTTGTAGCTTTTTACAGCCTTGTCTGGTATATCATGTGGCCAATTATGAACTTGGGATTTGTCATCAACCTGTTCTCTCAATCCAAAGCTTCCGGAGAGCGGCTGCTTGAAATATTGGAAGCGGATGAAGAAATCAGTGATGCCAATCTTGATTTGTCCGCTGACAAATTATCGGGTCATGTCACATTTAAAAATGTTTCGCTTAAATACAATGATGAAGATGTGCCGGCATTAACAAATGTGTCATTTGATGCGCCTCCTGGAAAAACGGTTGGACTGATTGGAGCCACTGGTTCAGGAAAAACAACCGTCACCCAATTAATGACGCGTTTTTATGAACCGACATCAGGCGAGATCCTTCTTGACGGAAAGGATATTAAAGATCATTCTTTAAAATCCCTGAGAGGAAGTATTGGCGTTGTTCTTCAGGAATCCTTCCTTTTTTCAACAACAATTAAATCAAATATTGCTTATGGAAAGCCAAATGCAACAATGGATGAAATCATCGATGCAGCGAAGCGCGCTCAAGCACATGAATTTATTATGGAACTTCCTGAAGGGTATGACACCATGCTTGGCGAACGGGGCATGGGCCTATCCGGAGGACAAAAGCAGAGAATATCCATTGCACGCGCCATTTGTGTTGATCCAAGCATTCTGATTTTGGATGATTCAACTAGCGCGGTTGATATGGATACAGAGTTCCGTATTCAGAAAGATTTAAAAGCCGTGATGAAAGATCGTACGACTATTATTATTGCTCACCGGATTTCTTCTTTAAAGCACGCAGATGAAATCATCGTGCTTCAGGATGGCGAGGTAGCCGAAAGAGGAACACATGAAGAGCTGCTTCATACAGGCGGTTCTTACAAACGAATTTATGACATTCAATATAAAGACCAAAAAGCTGTTGTACAGTCAAATGCAGGGTAG
- a CDS encoding ABC transporter permease, translated as MSMLENLRMAFASVLAHKLRSILTMLGIIIGVASVILVVAIGQGGEQMLKSQFTGSSNTIEVFYQPSEEEMQSNPNAYMESAFTQSDIDDLSEIPEVSKVVASSSEFMQARYREDTADTSIFGINKAYIEVNELKIESGRNLIDGDFISGRRVGIISQETKKELFKETDPLGEVIWINGQPFEIIGVLEKPTGLFSFGSMEIYIPSNTYRDSFGKSDFNQVTIQADNAEMLQEAGKKATALLNQKHDKEDEYQVFNMEEIAEGIGQVTRIMTLIIGSIAGISLFVGGIGVMNIMLVSVTERTREIGIRKALGATKRQILTQFLIESITLTLIGGIIGILLGACGASLVSVIAGWPSLVSWQVVLGGLAFSMIIGVIFGMLPANKAARLDPIDSLRYE; from the coding sequence ATGAGCATGTTAGAAAACCTGCGAATGGCGTTCGCTTCTGTCCTTGCTCATAAGCTCAGATCCATTTTAACAATGCTTGGAATTATTATTGGTGTTGCATCTGTTATACTGGTCGTTGCAATCGGACAGGGCGGAGAGCAGATGCTGAAATCACAATTTACCGGATCCAGCAACACAATTGAAGTGTTTTACCAGCCAAGTGAAGAAGAAATGCAGTCCAATCCCAATGCTTATATGGAGTCAGCATTTACGCAGTCTGATATTGATGATTTATCCGAAATCCCTGAAGTCTCTAAAGTAGTGGCCTCAAGCTCTGAATTCATGCAAGCCCGGTACAGGGAAGATACGGCGGATACGTCCATTTTCGGCATTAATAAGGCTTACATTGAGGTAAACGAACTGAAAATTGAGTCTGGAAGAAACCTTATCGATGGCGATTTTATCAGCGGACGCCGTGTAGGCATTATCAGTCAGGAGACAAAGAAAGAGCTATTTAAAGAGACGGATCCTTTGGGAGAAGTGATCTGGATAAACGGGCAGCCGTTTGAAATTATCGGTGTGCTTGAAAAGCCGACTGGTCTTTTTTCTTTTGGTTCGATGGAAATTTACATTCCTTCCAATACGTATCGGGATTCATTCGGCAAATCTGATTTTAATCAGGTAACTATTCAGGCGGACAATGCTGAAATGCTTCAAGAAGCAGGAAAAAAAGCAACCGCTCTCTTAAATCAGAAGCATGACAAAGAAGATGAGTATCAAGTCTTTAATATGGAAGAAATCGCAGAAGGGATTGGTCAGGTGACAAGAATTATGACATTAATCATCGGATCAATCGCAGGGATTTCACTCTTTGTCGGCGGCATCGGGGTCATGAATATTATGCTTGTATCTGTCACAGAAAGAACCCGCGAAATTGGCATAAGAAAAGCGCTTGGTGCGACAAAAAGACAAATACTCACTCAGTTTCTAATTGAGTCCATCACCCTTACGCTCATCGGCGGAATCATCGGTATCCTGCTAGGGGCTTGCGGAGCATCGCTTGTCTCCGTTATTGCAGGATGGCCTTCACTCGTTTCATGGCAGGTTGTACTCGGCGGACTTGCATTCTCCATGATCATCGGCGTCATCTTTGGCATGCTGCCTGCAAATAAAGCAGCTCGTCTTGATCCGATTGATTCTCTCAGGTATGAATAG
- a CDS encoding LysE family transporter: MESLLFIVKPIVLGISLAAPIGPIKLEMIKRGIMGGFWPAMLVGIGAITVDMLLMFGIFLGLVTFLQSTLFSAIFSAVGCFLLARLGINSILRSLSSEKMIKKEDENTSSAGSYWTGFLIALGDPFIFVFWLGVYGTALTSLGPHHTVFYLLIYSLLIIGGVTLWNLNIAITVHFIRDFIQDKMLKAVTFIAGIILLGFSIKLFNQMIELVI, translated from the coding sequence ATGGAAAGCCTGCTCTTTATTGTTAAGCCGATTGTTCTTGGCATAAGTTTAGCTGCACCAATAGGTCCGATTAAGTTAGAGATGATCAAAAGGGGGATAATGGGGGGGTTTTGGCCTGCGATGCTTGTTGGAATCGGCGCCATCACGGTTGATATGCTATTAATGTTTGGGATATTTCTCGGACTCGTTACGTTTCTACAAAGCACGCTGTTCTCTGCAATTTTTAGCGCAGTCGGATGTTTTCTATTAGCAAGGCTTGGTATAAACAGTATTCTTCGTTCCCTGTCTTCTGAAAAAATGATAAAGAAAGAAGACGAAAATACCAGCAGTGCAGGATCTTATTGGACGGGCTTTTTGATAGCACTGGGCGACCCGTTTATTTTTGTGTTCTGGCTTGGTGTTTATGGCACTGCGCTGACCAGTCTTGGGCCGCACCATACCGTTTTTTATCTCCTGATTTACAGTCTGCTTATTATTGGAGGCGTTACTCTCTGGAATCTGAATATCGCAATTACTGTTCATTTTATCCGTGATTTTATTCAGGATAAAATGCTGAAAGCCGTTACCTTTATTGCAGGTATAATCTTGCTTGGTTTTAGTATAAAATTATTCAATCAAATGATTGAATTAGTTATATGA
- a CDS encoding ABC transporter ATP-binding protein, with the protein MQKKEKQDLIKQRFYYSTDQIIEKPFNWKQMGRLMGYIKPYSKNLLPLSFLTVILTTIVRLIVPILIGVYTLDKAIVQKDLDLLWVLVGSIFGLYLVSYVANTLRIRWMNMLGQNVIYDLRKHLFTHVQSLSHRFFDSRSAGSILVRIMNDINSLQELFTSGVINLLMDFLLLIGVIVILFTISPPLALAIMIILPVMFFISTSLRKKIRRSWQTVRLKQSMLNSHLNESIQGIRVTQAYTQEKENIEFFDGINTENFSSWQDATQKNAVFRPFVEMTNAIGTAILIWFGASLIANESITIGEFVSFAFYLGMFWEPISRLGQVYNQLLMGMASSERIFEFLDEKPIVSESDDPVVLLDMKGDIAFDKVEFSYDGNRKALKGVSLQIASGQTVALVGHTGSGKTTIANLISRFYDATGGEVKIDGYNIRDLSIGSLRSQISVVLQDTFIFSGTIMENIRFGRPDAADEEVIAAAEAVGADEFIKDLVNGYETEVEERGNVLSVGERQLLSFARAILADPKILILDEATASIDTESEVKIQQALKTLLKGRTAIMIAHRLSTIREADNIIVLDHGNIMEQGNHEELMKQQGIYYELVKAQFRMLDAG; encoded by the coding sequence ATGCAAAAGAAAGAAAAACAGGATTTAATTAAGCAGAGGTTCTACTACTCTACAGATCAAATTATAGAGAAACCTTTTAACTGGAAACAGATGGGGAGGTTAATGGGGTATATTAAGCCGTATTCGAAAAACCTTTTGCCCCTCTCATTTCTTACTGTTATTTTAACGACCATTGTCCGTTTAATTGTGCCGATTTTAATCGGGGTATACACGCTGGATAAAGCAATCGTTCAAAAAGATCTGGATTTGCTTTGGGTGCTGGTAGGGTCCATTTTTGGGCTTTACCTCGTTTCTTATGTGGCCAATACGCTCAGGATCAGGTGGATGAACATGCTTGGTCAAAATGTGATATATGATTTGCGCAAGCATTTGTTTACACATGTGCAATCTCTGTCCCACCGCTTTTTTGATTCCAGATCAGCAGGATCCATTCTCGTTCGGATCATGAATGACATTAACTCTCTTCAGGAGCTTTTTACAAGCGGGGTTATCAATCTATTAATGGATTTCCTGCTGCTGATAGGCGTTATCGTTATTCTGTTTACAATCAGTCCGCCTCTTGCCCTTGCGATCATGATTATCCTGCCGGTCATGTTTTTTATCTCAACAAGCCTGCGGAAAAAAATCCGGAGATCCTGGCAAACGGTCCGCCTGAAGCAGTCCATGCTGAATTCACATTTGAATGAAAGCATACAGGGCATCCGGGTTACTCAAGCTTACACACAGGAAAAGGAAAATATCGAATTCTTTGATGGCATCAATACGGAAAACTTCAGCAGCTGGCAGGATGCCACTCAGAAAAATGCCGTGTTCCGTCCATTCGTTGAAATGACAAATGCCATCGGAACAGCCATCCTTATTTGGTTCGGTGCCTCATTAATTGCAAATGAATCGATTACAATTGGTGAGTTTGTTTCATTTGCTTTTTACCTTGGCATGTTTTGGGAGCCGATTTCAAGGCTTGGCCAAGTGTATAATCAGCTTCTGATGGGGATGGCATCATCTGAACGGATATTTGAATTTTTAGATGAAAAGCCAATTGTTTCAGAATCTGATGATCCGGTCGTTCTTTTAGATATGAAGGGGGATATCGCGTTTGATAAAGTTGAATTCTCATATGATGGAAACCGCAAAGCGTTAAAAGGGGTATCACTTCAAATCGCGTCTGGTCAAACTGTTGCACTTGTTGGCCATACAGGTTCAGGAAAAACAACGATTGCTAATTTAATCAGCCGCTTTTACGATGCAACAGGCGGCGAGGTAAAGATAGACGGCTATAACATCCGGGATTTATCAATTGGAAGCTTGCGGTCACAAATCAGTGTAGTCCTGCAGGATACTTTTATCTTCTCGGGAACGATCATGGAAAATATCCGATTCGGCCGACCGGATGCAGCAGACGAAGAAGTCATTGCAGCAGCTGAAGCTGTCGGGGCAGATGAATTTATTAAAGATTTAGTAAATGGCTATGAGACAGAGGTGGAAGAACGCGGCAACGTTTTATCTGTTGGGGAAAGACAGCTTCTCTCCTTTGCAAGAGCCATTCTGGCAGATCCAAAAATATTAATTTTGGATGAAGCAACAGCAAGTATCGATACAGAATCAGAAGTGAAAATCCAGCAGGCATTAAAAACGCTTTTAAAAGGAAGAACCGCAATCATGATTGCCCATCGCTTATCAACTATTCGCGAGGCAGACAACATCATTGTACTCGATCATGGGAATATCATGGAGCAGGGCAATCACGAAGAGCTTATGAAGCAGCAGGGAATCTACTATGAGCTTGTTAAGGCTCAATTCAGAATGCTTGATGCAGGGTAA
- the lepB gene encoding signal peptidase I, producing MNNIHKSHSLLEWGKAILLAACLALIIRLFLFEPYLVEGSSMDPTLHDGERLFVNKSSFMIGDVNRGDIVIIDGEEKNVHYVKRVIGLPGDTVEVKDHQVLINGKLLEEPYLLSNKKKAEKLGLYLMDDFESITVPDHEVFVMGDNRTNSMDSRNGLGSITKDRIAGKAEFVFFPFEKIRKTK from the coding sequence ATGAATAATATACATAAGTCACACTCATTACTGGAATGGGGGAAGGCTATCTTGCTTGCTGCTTGTCTGGCTCTTATCATCCGTCTTTTTCTCTTTGAGCCATATTTAGTGGAGGGGTCTTCAATGGACCCGACCCTTCATGACGGTGAACGCCTGTTTGTAAACAAATCCAGCTTTATGATCGGGGATGTGAACAGGGGAGATATCGTCATCATTGATGGCGAGGAGAAGAATGTTCATTATGTGAAACGGGTTATTGGACTGCCTGGGGATACAGTGGAGGTTAAAGATCATCAGGTTTTAATAAATGGCAAGCTGCTTGAGGAACCATATTTGCTTTCAAATAAAAAGAAGGCGGAAAAACTCGGACTGTATTTGATGGATGATTTTGAATCCATTACTGTTCCTGATCATGAAGTTTTTGTTATGGGGGATAACCGCACAAACAGTATGGATTCAAGAAACGGTCTTGGCAGCATCACGAAAGATCGCATTGCCGGCAAGGCAGAATTTGTGTTCTTTCCATTTGAAAAGATAAGAAAAACAAAATAA